From the genome of Lampris incognitus isolate fLamInc1 chromosome 17, fLamInc1.hap2, whole genome shotgun sequence:
TCTTGAggccacaaaaaacaacaaagcaGAACAGTCTCTAAAGCAGACAGGAAAAATCCCACCAAACATAACACACTGTCTTGGTCTTTGCCAAAACAGAGCCATAAATGAAACAGTTTCACAAAAAATATTCATGGATAAAATgtttaattaaatttaaaaaatacATAGCGCTTTTTCTTCTCCCTAGGACCAATCCCTCAGTTTACAGAGAGATTTCAAGGTCTTCAAATGATTTAAAACGAGGACAATATTTTACAACAAAAACAATATGTGCATGGTCTCCATCTACAGAGGCTATGAATTTGTACTGTTTTATACTCGATTGTGTTTGAGTGGTTGAACGTCTACCATTTCTCCTTCAGACCAGGGCTAGGCTAACTCCAGCATGGCATGGTAATGTAGAGGGATGGAAAATGGGGATTTAGATGGCCGGATGGATATCAGTATAATGCATCAGTATTACTGCTTCGAGGCCTCTTGATCTTCTCAATGTTCTTCAGGATCATGTCATGTAACGTGACCTGCACAGAAACCATTCATCATGTTAGAAATGATAAGTTGGTGTTCAACCTGCAAACAGCAAACATTACAAAACTTAAGCATGAACTTGCTAGAGCTTAATCTTCATTTGTGtccagaacagactcaaaaatgaTGAGTTACTGTGAACCAAGTTTCACCAGATTAGATAAAGATAATAACATACGTATTGATTTCTAAGCTCTGAAACTATGATCTTCAGACTGATATATTCCTTCTCATCGATCTCAGTCACTGTGCGTCGATAGTCCTCCTAAAATTTAAGATGTTGAGAGTATGATTCAGTCATTTCTCTTCTACAGCTTCATTTGAAAGATACAAACATACAGTTTTTGCTGTTTTTCAAGTTATGTCAGAGTTTTAGTTGGTGCCAACTTACCACATGAggatattttgctatttttgacACCAGCTTTGCCCTTGTGATGTAATATCTAGCAGGTAAATAAGAGAAGCAGCTATGAATTCAAAACAATAATAGAAATAATCTAAATGACTGTGTTGGATCAATCTTATGTTCTAAAAAGGAGAGGTTTGGGAAAATATTCTTACATCTGTAAATCAGTTGACAAAAATATCCTTTGGTTTCATGCTTTGCAAGATCAAGGTATTAGCACCACTAAATACCTTGATATCTGGTCGAGGTAAGATGCTGCTTCCCCTTCCACTGTTCTGAGTTCAGCAACTGTCTCCTCCTGGATTGAAACACCAAAATTGTTGCCATCTTCTATCCTGGGGATGAGCAGCTGGACCCACATTTTGACCTGCAGAGAAAGATGGATGCAatgaataaaagaaaacaattgcTAGACCTGTAATGACATGTACAGATATGACATAGTCAAAAGTAGGGACATAGGAAAAATAGTATTCAGGCTGTTGAGGGAGACTAGGTCATTCAGGAATCAAAAGAGAATAACCATAACACTGACATGCAGGAACACAGTCACACTGAGAAGCTACTCCGCACAAACAGCTGTAGGAGCAATTAGCTGGTGAGGCACCTTGCACAAAGGCACATCTCAACATTTGTTATGGTTGGAGAGGGTCTAATTTTTCCTGCCATGATTTTTCCAACAGCACAATCTACCTGAATTATGGACCTTCTAGTCACAGCTTTGCTCCTCTATTCTTAAATCTACTGCTTTCAACAACTAACTCATGGAAGTGAAGTTAGTACTTACTGCTTTCAAATTACAATGCAACGTTGGGTCCATAAGATGCCCCCCACTTAAGAGCATTGGTATGGATTCACTAATTCTAAAACAAAAGCCTATAAACTTCAACTTTTGAACTTAACCATTTTGAGTAGGCCCATGAACAGAAAGTGTACTACAAATGAGCAAGGCATTACTTACAGTGTTGCATTTCTCTATGAGTGTCCTGATCTCTGGTTTGACCTTTTCAATCAGATCAACAAGCTTAGCATTGCTTTTCATCATCCCTCCAGGCATGACAAATACCTTGGTGCCAGTCACTGGATACAAGGGGAGGAACAAAGAGAAGAACACCAAAATAAGTTTAAGTTTTAAAAGGGCAGAGACAATTATCCAATAATGGATGGGTCAAATTTAAAGACAAGTAAGCTTTTTGCGAAGACTCTAAACAAGGCAATACAAATGATTAAATATATATTTCTTAAAATAGGCCAAATCCATCCAAATGAAATTGTGTATTAAGGGGGAACGAGATAAGTGCCAAGGTAACTATCTGATCAAGATAAAAGACCAACAAAACTAATAGCACTGACATTCCTGGATCAAATCGGTGTTGGAAGACTTGGATGGTAGAGTCAGAAGCACTGGACTACCCTACCAGAGCTGTAATGCTGTTTAACATTGTTACAATGTTCTTTTTAACCATTTCACCCATCTATGATAATCATATGGGTATCACCTGCATGTGCCAATGTTATTCAGTCAAATTATAGAGACTTTAAATGGATTCAAGTTACACACAGTTGTCCCATACTCACCCTTTTCCTCTGCAG
Proteins encoded in this window:
- the psme3 gene encoding proteasome activator complex subunit 3 isoform X1; its protein translation is MSSLLKVDNEIKTKVDAFRERITGEAEDLVANFFPKKLLELDHFLKDPIINICELKEIHSEINLTVPDPILLSNLHDGLEAQNAKKRKLEDSTAEEKVTGTKVFVMPGGMMKSNAKLVDLIEKVKPEIRTLIEKCNTVKMWVQLLIPRIEDGNNFGVSIQEETVAELRTVEGEAASYLDQISRYYITRAKLVSKIAKYPHVEDYRRTVTEIDEKEYISLKIIVSELRNQYVTLHDMILKNIEKIKRPRSSNTDALY
- the psme3 gene encoding proteasome activator complex subunit 3 isoform X2, yielding MSSLLKVDNEIKTKVDAFRERITGEAEDLVANFFPKKLLELDHFLKDPIINICELKEIHSEINLTVPDPILLSNLHDGLEAQNAKKRKLEDSTAEEKVTGTKVFVMPGGMMKSNAKLVDLIEKVKPEIRTLIEKCNTVKMWVQLLIPRIEDGNNFGVSIQEETVAELRTVEGEAASYLDQISRYYITRAKLVSKIAKYPHVVTLHDMILKNIEKIKRPRSSNTDALY